Proteins from a genomic interval of Francisella salimarina:
- the epmB gene encoding EF-P beta-lysylation protein EpmB, with amino-acid sequence MSTNDWKKALKESFYSPLELLKFLEIDSEEAKVSLNITKKFKMIVPRSFANRMQKGNINDPLLKQVLPTIDEEVIDQSYNSDPLDEKNYNKVPGLLHKYHGRVLLISQTSCAVHCRYCFRKEFDYRENIPGRKDWLKAFEYIANDSSIEEVILSGGDPLLNNDEILEFFVENIQQISHIKRLRIHSRIPVVLPERMTAKLLKILSEHRLDTVLVIHVNHPNELDDSIREVLKEIHNHGIIILNQSTLLKDINDDANVLYALSTKLINAKAIPYYIHSLDTVSGTKHYNVDNAKDIMKKLSEISSGFMVPVLTKEIPGYPSKKWLSFHS; translated from the coding sequence ATGTCTACTAATGACTGGAAAAAAGCCCTTAAAGAATCTTTCTATTCACCTTTAGAATTGTTAAAGTTTTTGGAAATAGATAGTGAAGAGGCCAAAGTTTCATTAAATATAACCAAGAAATTTAAAATGATAGTGCCTAGATCATTCGCTAATAGAATGCAAAAAGGTAATATTAATGATCCATTGCTCAAACAGGTTCTGCCAACTATCGATGAAGAAGTGATAGATCAATCCTATAATAGCGATCCACTTGATGAAAAAAATTATAATAAAGTGCCAGGACTATTACATAAATACCATGGTAGAGTTCTGCTGATATCACAAACAAGCTGCGCTGTGCATTGTCGCTATTGTTTTCGTAAAGAGTTTGATTATAGAGAAAATATCCCCGGTAGAAAGGATTGGTTAAAAGCATTTGAATATATAGCAAATGATAGTAGTATCGAGGAGGTCATATTAAGTGGAGGTGATCCTCTTTTAAATAACGATGAGATATTAGAATTTTTTGTAGAAAATATCCAGCAGATATCTCATATCAAAAGGCTTAGGATTCATTCAAGAATACCTGTAGTATTACCAGAGCGAATGACTGCTAAACTTTTGAAAATTCTTTCAGAGCATAGGCTTGATACTGTATTAGTGATACACGTTAATCATCCAAATGAGTTAGATGATAGTATTAGAGAGGTTTTAAAAGAAATACACAACCATGGCATAATTATCCTAAATCAAAGTACATTGCTTAAAGACATAAATGATGATGCTAATGTACTATATGCTTTGAGTACAAAACTTATAAATGCTAAAGCGATTCCGTACTATATACATTCACTAGATACTGTCTCAGGAACTAAACACTATAATGTTGATAATGCTAAAGATATTATGAAAAAACTGTCTGAAATTTCATCAGGATTTATGGTGCCTGTATTAACCAAAGAGATTCCAGGCTATCCATCTAAAAAATGGCTATCTTTTCATAGTTAA
- a CDS encoding cold-shock protein, with translation MRQGTIKFFNTTKGFGFIEPQDGGKDVFVHISAVENAGLSTLREGEKISFEVEENRGKMAAVNIKSI, from the coding sequence ATGAGACAAGGTACTATTAAATTTTTTAATACGACTAAAGGATTCGGATTCATAGAGCCTCAAGATGGTGGTAAAGATGTGTTCGTTCATATCAGTGCAGTAGAAAATGCTGGTTTAAGCACTCTACGTGAAGGCGAAAAAATTAGCTTTGAAGTTGAAGAAAACAGAGGCAAAATGGCTGCTGTTAATATCAAATCTATCTAA
- the rpsU gene encoding 30S ribosomal protein S21, with product MPRIIVDPRKPFDISLRNFKRACEKAGIKQELRERQHYVKPTQKRKMAKKAAISRAKKEARRSYSY from the coding sequence ATGCCAAGAATAATAGTCGATCCCAGAAAACCTTTTGATATTAGTCTAAGAAACTTCAAAAGAGCTTGTGAAAAAGCAGGTATTAAACAAGAGCTTAGAGAAAGACAGCATTACGTAAAACCAACCCAGAAGAGAAAAATGGCTAAAAAAGCAGCTATAAGTAGAGCTAAAAAAGAAGCAAGAAGGTCTTATTCTTATTAA
- a CDS encoding HXXEE domain-containing protein, with translation MMINFLAKNQNWAKIAPWAGIFFTILLFANFSVYDPHFWGLINIPMYLFHQTEEHYVPGGFKDFMNRTVMALPQGQEKLTDIKIFWINILMVWLAFAVFGTLSFINLGFGLLIIIFSIINCLTHIAEGVKRKSWNPGLVMASLQFIISIFAAYYVTVHGLDNPVAWWVGTIIFSIFAHILLFKLVMTKD, from the coding sequence GTGATGATAAATTTTTTAGCAAAAAATCAAAATTGGGCAAAAATAGCTCCATGGGCTGGTATATTCTTTACAATATTACTATTTGCTAATTTTTCTGTATATGATCCACATTTTTGGGGATTAATTAATATTCCTATGTATTTGTTCCACCAGACAGAGGAGCACTATGTACCAGGTGGCTTTAAAGATTTTATGAATCGTACAGTTATGGCATTGCCACAAGGTCAAGAAAAACTTACAGACATTAAGATATTTTGGATAAATATACTTATGGTGTGGTTAGCATTTGCAGTTTTTGGAACTTTGAGCTTTATCAATCTTGGTTTTGGATTGTTGATTATAATTTTTAGTATTATAAATTGCTTAACACACATTGCAGAAGGGGTTAAGCGTAAAAGCTGGAATCCTGGATTAGTTATGGCTAGCCTACAGTTTATCATATCTATATTTGCAGCTTATTATGTAACAGTACATGGTTTGGATAATCCTGTAGCTTGGTGGGTAGGGACAATAATTTTTTCAATCTTTGCGCATATCTTATTATTTAAACTTGTAATGACTAAAGATTAG
- a CDS encoding cation diffusion facilitator family transporter: MSDTRYQITKKVTLVGMFVNALLAISKTFIGIIGRSPALFADGIHSFSDLLSDAMVLFAAKYANKGEDHNHPYGHERLETLATLVLSGLLISIGFLIVYHSLATLILGEYETPDRFTVYAAVFSIFGNEFIYQYTMRAANKIDSDMLRANAWHSRSDMWSSVVVLVGLFGAFLGFPWMDAVAALAVCYMIVKMGVKWGYSAVAELIDEGVDAETRKSIKEIITNSEGVHDFHFLRTRKMAGKIVLDVHILVDKFSTASEGHYIAEIVKSNIYHNIENIKDITVHVDVTNHEDGVIKLENFEPSRLEILSEIKAIFDENNIPESNILDKKMSIYYFENEILVDLYVKRSNDLKRLSKILSNFSVNGYNINVSLYCNLADS, from the coding sequence ATGTCAGATACTAGATATCAAATTACCAAAAAAGTTACTCTAGTGGGGATGTTTGTTAATGCATTGCTTGCTATTTCAAAAACATTTATTGGAATTATAGGACGCTCACCAGCATTGTTTGCTGATGGCATACACTCATTTTCAGATCTTTTGAGTGATGCTATGGTTTTATTTGCTGCTAAGTATGCTAATAAAGGCGAAGATCACAACCATCCTTATGGACATGAAAGATTAGAGACTCTAGCGACATTAGTGCTTTCTGGTTTACTTATATCTATAGGTTTTTTGATTGTATATCATTCGTTAGCTACATTGATACTAGGTGAATATGAAACTCCAGATAGATTTACTGTGTATGCAGCAGTTTTTTCTATATTTGGCAATGAATTTATCTATCAGTATACTATGCGAGCTGCAAATAAAATTGATTCTGATATGTTAAGGGCCAATGCTTGGCATAGCCGTTCGGATATGTGGTCTTCAGTAGTTGTTTTAGTTGGCTTGTTTGGTGCTTTTTTAGGTTTCCCATGGATGGATGCAGTTGCTGCCCTAGCAGTCTGCTATATGATCGTTAAGATGGGTGTCAAGTGGGGTTACTCTGCTGTTGCTGAGCTTATTGATGAAGGTGTTGATGCTGAGACACGTAAAAGCATCAAAGAAATAATTACTAATTCCGAAGGGGTACATGATTTTCATTTCCTAAGAACTAGAAAAATGGCTGGTAAAATTGTATTAGATGTACATATTTTAGTTGATAAGTTTAGTACAGCTTCTGAAGGTCACTATATAGCAGAGATTGTTAAGAGTAATATTTATCATAATATCGAAAATATCAAGGATATTACAGTGCATGTGGATGTTACAAATCATGAAGATGGTGTAATTAAGCTTGAGAACTTTGAGCCTTCTCGTTTGGAGATACTATCTGAGATAAAAGCTATTTTTGATGAAAATAATATTCCAGAAAGTAATATTTTAGATAAAAAGATGTCTATATATTATTTTGAAAATGAAATTTTAGTAGATCTATATGTCAAAAGATCAAATGATCTAAAAAGACTATCTAAAATATTGAGCAACTTCTCTGTAAACGGTTATAATATTAATGTAAGCTTGTACTGTAATTTAGCTGATAGCTAA
- the galU gene encoding UTP--glucose-1-phosphate uridylyltransferase GalU encodes MKIKKAVFPVAGWGTRFLPATKSCPKEMLTVVDKPLIQYAVEEAIEAGCKEIIFVTSSNKKSLEDHFDRNFELEYSLEKKQKYELLDLVKNIIPKDVSFFFVRQPEALGLGHAVLCAKPLVGIEDFAVILPDDLVYNHDCGTGTLKQMVKAVEGTDIRGCIATQQVKRDETSSYGIVAKDSENLIKAIVEKPAPEKAPSTNAVVGRYLLPNKIFRCLESTSEGAGGEIQLTDAIAKLLDQEEKILSYEFKGTRYDCGSKLGFLIANYEIALQHKELGDKFKEYLQNR; translated from the coding sequence ATGAAAATCAAAAAAGCGGTTTTTCCTGTTGCCGGTTGGGGAACTAGATTTTTACCAGCAACTAAATCATGTCCTAAAGAAATGCTAACTGTTGTCGATAAACCATTGATCCAATACGCAGTTGAAGAAGCCATTGAAGCTGGCTGTAAGGAGATAATTTTTGTTACAAGCTCAAATAAAAAGTCTCTTGAGGATCATTTTGATAGAAACTTTGAGCTAGAATATTCATTAGAGAAAAAACAAAAATATGAGCTACTAGATTTAGTCAAAAATATAATCCCTAAAGATGTGAGCTTTTTCTTCGTTCGTCAGCCCGAAGCTCTAGGGCTAGGTCATGCTGTGCTATGTGCTAAACCTCTTGTGGGTATCGAAGACTTTGCTGTAATACTGCCTGATGATCTAGTATATAATCATGATTGTGGCACTGGTACCCTTAAACAAATGGTCAAAGCTGTAGAAGGTACTGATATTAGAGGTTGTATAGCTACTCAACAAGTTAAAAGAGATGAAACTAGCTCTTATGGTATTGTAGCTAAAGATAGTGAAAACCTTATAAAAGCAATAGTTGAAAAACCAGCTCCAGAAAAAGCACCATCAACAAATGCTGTAGTTGGAAGATATTTGCTACCAAATAAAATTTTCAGATGTTTAGAATCAACTTCAGAAGGTGCAGGTGGTGAAATTCAACTAACAGATGCAATAGCTAAACTTCTTGATCAAGAAGAAAAAATTCTATCTTATGAGTTTAAAGGCACTCGTTATGATTGTGGTAGTAAATTAGGCTTTTTGATTGCTAATTATGAAATAGCTCTTCAGCATAAAGAATTGGGTGATAAATTTAAAGAGTATCTTCAAAATAGATAA